One window of the Esox lucius isolate fEsoLuc1 chromosome 8, fEsoLuc1.pri, whole genome shotgun sequence genome contains the following:
- the fyco1a gene encoding FYVE and coiled-coil domain-containing protein 1 codes for MAASVAVGESQLQRIIRDLHDAVAELTKEYRENGEPITDDSVNLHKFSYKLEYLLQFDQKEKTTFLGTRKDYWDYFSDCLAKIKGANDGIRFVKSIPELKTSLGKGRAFIRYSLVHQRLADTLQQCLMNQRVTSDWYYARSPLLKSHLSVDIINHLYELNEVQFDVASRGHDLDSSWPTFARRTLGTPNSPGHMWKPPSRSSSINSLASTYSQQAQDFHGSPDYGPGMLSELNESLPSGVEVSMLDELRLELDRSELKQRELLDKVRQMGEEGAELRGVVVELQRQLDVSLTAQEEHQGLQGALKALEAREVALSRELEALRTGEKAKEANQCHLQEKLAAAEAKNVDLMAKLDAVLNEKGQQATSYFDSAQKIHELLDRLKEAERGKTEALAEGEDRRRQADRLADELRVKEVAAREDRAKLEALSKSASEEKASFAERVEEQRNTVDKLQGALSLREKEASNLLRQLQDMQGTLEEKERQADDASKRAQEDKEEIQGNMENLKETLDAELLHLKEQLKTREAELLTSTQRLQHLEVQNQSLTMERDGLRANLSELESGIREQANKIEEYKTQCTNLMELNGKLLVTVKRNEELTKELAESRAALDGEVAALRASDKQLRGQLDDAKVTVDEKDRRLREENRALDESLQRAALAAEVSDAAAKRLEQDNHALREEQNTVRAALSSMQEELKSIHGQIGELEKSLAASRRSEAGLQEKLKDREAQLENKERSCAELHARVEALEAKGRALEKAKADAEKACTKKTKQIERVTTEKQTFERAQLERISVQAKESQEMVAKVTMMEGQLEVNVKEVSRLQAEVLDLRVQLKTSGEDRMRSQAQLDVTESQRDELRTLTEQLKAQMQELTQMHVAELMQCKEREEALSKEREQEAAARAKLASAEAFTREELVALKAQNERLAMENAETREGLHRANTEMAELGMTICRLTAEKEEAKEGWEVEAGRIGEVEERTARELERLEACMAAVRQENASLRDELRQSENLPAAMLELQDKLEKAEGQVRNLQESSREEIEAVKFQMSSESMNHQNQIKNLNDELGILKVQLPKEQEKVSSLEVKVAELERANEEYSQLIVEKDAHITKTEAAIRQTEEEIQQLRQSVTSAEEALAAVQAVREELKQKLEQAEVEKHNHYLRTTAEIDDLYRTKSTLEERLIELIKDKDVLWQKSDALEFEQKLRAEERWLQDRETTHCLGCQGQFTWWLRRHHCRLCGRIFCYYCSNHFVKTKHSGKKERCCRECYTQHSAIVERFTEGELSPSEIEPPPPRVGPHPPPEPAPYIPTPRVTVSDPGTKSEDGAYDIITEEEVNGIYDSDSLSQATAGSLEGDQDIRPNTSTGDMTPEDPDENVPTVQDAEIALLKSGEVTLVVPLSMDDISQFGDRSRELFVKSSCYSVITIAVVDCGPTVSWVFSSEPKSIAFSVVYRENTNVTVGQSKVLIPLTRCNSHRETIQGQLKVRNPGIYTLIFDNSFSRFISKKVLYHLTIEKPIIYDGSDS; via the exons ATGCAGTTGCTGAGCTCACTAAAGAGTACAGGGAGAATGGGGAGCCAATCACTGACGATAGTGTCAATCTGCACAAGTTCTCCTACAAACTGGAATACCTGCTGCAG TTTGACCagaaggagaaaacaacatttcTTGGCACCAGAAAAGACTACTGGGATTATTTCAGCGACTGTCTGGCCAAGATTAAAGGAGCCAATGATGGTATACGCTTTGTGAAATCCATTCCAGAG CTGAAGACTTCTCTGGGAAAAGGCAGAGCTTTCATTCGCTACTCCCTGGTGCACCAGCGACTGGCTGACACCCTGCAGCAGTGCCTAATGAACCAGAGGGTTACCAG TGACTGGTACTACGCTCGCAGCCCTTTGCTGAAGTCCCATCTCAGCGTCGACATCATTAACCACCTGTATGAGCTCAACGAGGTCCAGTTTGATGTGGCCTCCAGGGGTCACGACCTTGACTCATCCTGGCCCACCTTTGCAAG GAGGACCCTGGGCACACCCAACTCACCTGGCCACATGTGGAAACCACCTAGTCGCAGCTCCAGCATTAACAGTCTGGCCAGCACATACTCTCAG CAAGCGCAAGATTTCCATGGCAGCCCAGACTATGGGCCTGGCATGCTGAGTGAGCTGAACGAGTCATTGCCTTCGGGCGTGGAGGTGAGCATGTTGGACGAGCTCCGTCTAGAACTGGACCGGTCTGAGCTGAAGCAGCGGGAACTCCTGGACAAGGTGCgtcagatgggggaggagggcGCCGAGCTACGGGGTGTGGTGGTGGAGCTCCAGAGGCAGCTGGACGTGTCACTGACCGCCCAGGAGGAACACCAGGGGCTCCAAGGGGCCCTGAAAGCCTTGGAGGCACGGGAAGTGGCCTTGTCCCGTGAGCTGGAGGCCCTGAGGACTGGAGAGAAAGCTAAAGAGGCAAACCAGTGCCACCTCCAGGAGAAGCTGGCAGCTGCTGAGGCGAAGAATGTGGACCTGATGGCAAAACTGGATGCAGTGTTGAATGAAAAGGGCCAGCAGGCAACTAGCTACTTTGACTCAGCACAGAAGATCCACGAGCTGCTGGACAGACTGAAGGAAGCAGAAAGGGGGAAGACGGAGGCTCTGGCAGAGGGAGAAGATAGAAGGAGGCAGGCTGACAGACTGGCAGACGAGCTGAGAGTCAAGGAGGTGGCAGCAAGGGAGGACAGAGCAAAACTGGAAGCTCTGTCAAAGTCTGCTTCAGAGGAGAAAGCTAGCTTTGCAGAGCGTGTGGAGGAGCAGCGCAACACCGTTGACAAGCTGCAGGGGGCCttgagtttgagagagaaggaggcCAGCAACTTGTTGAGGCaactgcaggacatgcagggaactctggaggagaaggagagacaggcagatgATGCCAGTAAGAGGGCGCAGGAGGATAAAGAGGAGATACAGGGAAACATGGAGAATCTGAAAGAGACCTTGGATGCGGAACTTCTTCACTTGAAGGAGCAGTTAAAAACCAGAGAAGCGGAGCTGCTCACCAGCACCCAGAGGCTCCAACATCTGGAAGTCCAGAACCAAAGCCTGACCATGGAAAGGGACGGCCTAAGGGCCAACCTTTCCGAGCTGGAGTCCGGCATCAGGGAGCAAGCCAATAAGATAGAAGAGTACAAGACCCAATGCACCAACCTGATGGAGCTGAACGGGAAGTTGCTGGTCACCGTAAAGAGAAATGAGGAACTGACGAAGGAGCTGGCGGAGAGCCGGGCAGCCCTGGACGGTGAGGTGGCTGCTCTGAGGGCCTCAGACAAGCAGCTGAGGGGCCAGCTGGACGACGCCAAGGTGACCGTGGATGAAAAAGACCGGAGGCTGCGCGAGGAGAACCGGGCCTTAGACGAAAGTCTGCAGAGGGCAGCCTTGGCCGCCGAGGTCTCAGATGCTGCCGCCAAACGTCTGGAACAAGATAACCACGCCTTGAGGGAGGAGCAGAACACGGTTAGGGCAGCACTGAGCTCCATGCAGGAGGAACTGAAGTCCATCCATGGACAGATTGGAGAGCTGGAGAAGAGCTTGGCCGCATCTCGCAGAAGTGAGGCCGGTCTGCAGGAGAAGCTAAAAGACAGGGAGGCCCAGCTGGAGAACAAGGAGAGGAGCTGTGCAGAGCTCCACGCCAGGGTGGAGGCCCTGGAGGCCAAAGGCAGAGCACTAGAGAAGGCCAAGGCTGATGCGGAAAAAGCCTGCACCAAAAAGACTAAGCAGATAGAGAGAGTCACCACTGAGAAGCAAACGTTTGAGAGAGCCCAGCTAGAGAGGATTTCTGTCCAGGCCAAGGAGAGTCAGGAGATGGTTGCCAAGGTGACGATGATGGAAGGCCAGCTGGAGGTGAACGTAAAGGAGGTGTCCAGGCTCCAAGCTGAAGTGCTGGATTTGAGGGTGCAACTGAAGACCTCTGGGGAGGACAGGATGAGAAGCCAGGCCCAGCTGGATGTGACAGAGTCCCAGAGAGATGAACTCAGGACCCTAACAGAGCAGCTTAAAGCTCAGATGCAGGAGCTTACCCAGATGCACGTGGCTGAGCTCATGCAGTgcaaagagagggaagaggctCTGAGCAAGGAGCGTGAGCAGGAGGCAGCAGCCCGGGCCAAGTTGGCTTCTGCAGAGGCCTTCACCAGGGAAGAGCTGGTTGCACTCAAGGCCCAGAACGAGAGGTTGGCCATGGAGAACGCTGAGACACGTGAGGGACTCCATCGAGCTAATACAGAGATGGCAGAACTGGGGATGACCATCTGCAGACTGACTGCAGAAAAGGAGGAGGCCAAGGAAGGCTGGGAGGTGGAGGCAGGAAGGataggagaggtggaggagaggacggCCAGGGAGCTGGAGCGGCTGGAGGCCTGCATGGCCGCAGTGCGTCAGGAGAACGCCAGCCTGAGAGATGAGCTCAGGCAGTCTGAGAACCTTCCGGCAGCCATGCTTGAGCTCCAGGACAAGTTGGAGAAAGCAGAGGGCCAGGTGAGGAACCTACAGGAATCCAGTCGGGAGGAGATTGAGGCGGTGAAGTTCCAGATGAGCTCAGAAAGCATGAATCATCAGAACCAAATTAAG AACCTAAATGATGAACTGGGGATATTGAAAGTCCAGCTGCCTAAAGAGCAGGAGAAAGTTTCTAGTCTGGAGGTGAAGGTTGCTGAGTTAGAG AGGGCGAATGAGGAGTACTCACAGCTGATTGTAGAGAAGGATGCTCACATCACAAAGACGGAAGCAGCCATTCGTCAGACTGAGGAAGAGATTCAGCAACTGAGACAATCGGTCACCAG TGCAGAGGAAGCTCTTGCAGCGGTACAGGCAGTCCGTGAGGAGCTTAAGCAGAAACTGGAGCAGGCCGAGGTTGAGAAGCATAATCATTACCTCAGGACGACCGCAGAGATTGATGACCTCTACCGAACCAAAAGTACCCTAGAAGAGCGCCTCATTGAACTGATCAA GGATAAGGATGTTCTGTGGCAGAAGTCAGACGCGCTGGAGTTTGAGCAGAAGCTGCGGGCAGAGGAACGCTGGCTGCAGGACAGAGAGACCACCCACTGCCTGGGCTGCCAGGGCCAGTTCACCTGGTGGCTTCGCCGGCACCACTGCAG GCTGTGCGGTCGCATCTTCTGCTACTACTGCAGCAACCACTTTGTAAAGACAAAGCACAGCGGGAAGAAGGAGCGTTGCTGCAGGGAGTGTTACACCCAGCACAgcgccattgtggagaggttcaCTGAGGGCGAGCTGAGCCCCTCCGAAATCGAGCCTCCTCCCCCTAGAGTTGGGCCACACCCGCCCCCTGAACCTGCCCCCTACATTCCCACTCCCCGGGTTACAG TATCGGATCCTGGAACGAAGTCTGAAGACGGGGCCTATGACATCATCACAGAGGAGGAAGTGAATGGCATTTACGACAGCGACTCACTGTCTCAAGCCACCGCGGGTTCACTAGAGGGGGACCAGGACATACGGCCAAACAC AAGCACAGGAGACATGACCCCAGAGGACCCGGATGAGAATGTGCCCACTGTGCAGGACGCAGAGATCGCCCTTCTCAAGTCTGGAGAAGTCAC GCTGGTTGTCCCTCTCAGCATGGATGATATTTCTCAGTTTGGTGACAGATCCCGGGAGCTCTTTGTCAAGTCCAGTTGCTACAGCGTGATCACCATTGCGGTGGTTGACTGTGGCCCCACTGTAAGTTGGGTGTTCTCCTCAGAGCCCAAGAGCATCGCGTTCAGTGTTGTGTACCGCGAGAACACCAACGTCACCGTGGGACAATCCAAG GTGCTGATCCCTCTGACCCGATGCAACTCCCACAGAGAGACCATTCAAGGCCAGCTGAAAGTCCGGAACCCTGGTATCTACACACTCATCTTTGACAACTCTTTCTCAAG GTTCATCTCAAAGAAGGTCCTGTATCACTTGACAATTGAGAAGCCAATAATTTACGATGGAAGTGATTCGTAA